One part of the Lotus japonicus ecotype B-129 chromosome 2, LjGifu_v1.2 genome encodes these proteins:
- the LOC130736371 gene encoding uncharacterized protein LOC130736371, whose product MRHTTDNCWTLRKEIERLIKVGHLTNFVSGENTQSETVKAVGGGSSKGKEVVEDLGAPAGSCSSIAGGFGGGRLSCRGRKRYVEAVNSVHKAYEGECWLNHTPITYSPKDFDHVIPHDNDPTVVTLRVNNYVTKKVFLDQGSSADIIYGDAFERLGLKESDLKPYTGCLVGFTGDRAKGDI is encoded by the exons ATGAGACACACTACGGATAATTGCTGGACTTTGCGCAAGGAGATTGAAAGATTGATCAAAGTAGGGCACCTGACAAACTTTGTCTCAGGAGAAAACACACAGTCAGAGACAGTCAAGGCCGTCGGGGGCGGATCATCAAAAGGAAAGGAGGTAGTAGAGGATTTGGGAGCACCCGCTGGGTCATGCTCATCAATCGCAGGAGGCTTTGGTGGTGGGCGTTTATCTTGTAGAGGGCGAAAAAGATATGTGGAGGCGGTAAACTCAGTTCACAAAGCTTATGAAGGGGAGTGTTGGTTGAACCACACTCCTATTACTTACTCGCCTAAGGATTTTGATCATGTGATTCcacatgacaacgatccaacgGTGGTGACTTTGCGAGTGAACAACTATGTTACTAAGAAAGTCTTTCTGGACCAAGGCAGTTCTGCGGACATCATTtatggcgatgcatttgaaAGGTTGGGATTAAAGGAGTCAGACTTGAAACCATATACAGGGTGTTTGGTTGGATTCACTGGCGATCGGGCCAAG GGCGACATATAA